A window of Candidatus Nealsonbacteria bacterium genomic DNA:
GTATTTAATCTTCCTTGTCCTGTATTTTCTGGTCAGTCCTTCATTTTTAATTATCTTCTGGATAGTTTGGTAATGTATGTTTATTCCTTCTTCCCCTAAGTCTCACTGCACTTTCAAGGCGCATTGCTTTTTCTCTTTTCTCAATTCAATAATTCTTTCCTTTATCCTGATGGGCGTTTCTTTGGGATTTGTTTTGGGCCTTGTAGATTTCGGTTCCAATCCCTCCTCTCCGTATATCTTGTAGTTATGCAGCCACCTTTCTAATGTTCTTTTAGCGGTAGGGACACATTTTGGCGGCGTTCGTAATGCTTACTTCTTTGTTCAAAATGGGCAATATCCATCTTAACCGTTTCTCTTTAATTGTTTTGGCCATATTTACACACATATACCGAAACTATATCAGCTTCGGTAAAACCCGCCATATGTGTATATACATTACCATATTCTCTTGAAGAATAACATTTATTGTGATATAACCTTTAAAAACTTAGATGTATTATAAACCAAACTGATGAATAGTCAAAATATCTGTTGCTTTTATAGAAAAGAAATATCAACGCTTAGGAATAGGAAAGGAGATGGCTAATAACTTAACGGATTGGTTTAAAAAAAATAAGACAAGTTACATAAAGATTTCAGTTCATGTAAAGAATAAAGTGGGTGAAAGCTTTTGGAGAAAAATTGGATTTAAAGATTTTATGAGATCAATGA
This region includes:
- a CDS encoding GNAT family N-acetyltransferase, whose product is MVKISVAFIEKKYQRLGIGKEMANNLTDWFKKNKTSYIKISVHVKNKVGESFWRKIGFKDFMRSMNLKI